A stretch of the Candidatus Zixiibacteriota bacterium genome encodes the following:
- the recN gene encoding DNA repair protein RecN, with product MLRSLTIRNVALIDDAELEFGPGLIALTGETGAGKSVIVTALALALGGRADREFIRHGSPTAAIRAVFEDPATRTRCEVFREIAETAGTSKLTIDGAPAAVAQLRERAAPMAEILGQHAGQMLMNEDNHLLFLDRFAGLEPGRGEAGRLFREWRETAEELRRVRSRRDQLAAERELLMFQQAEIEKAQVRAGEEEGLERERRILDAGRSLMESATRITDAIGGDDESILDRLQLARRELDKMAAVDPALEKQAETLAEIDFQLEDLRRHLEQYGASIEDNPARLEEINFRLDELYGLKRKYGGSEEAVLAALERIREQLKERPDTDSLIAALERQAEQCAATYADHALRLTAARRQAAADLRTLVIEELAELAVDHASFLCDFAYEEDEGGVILGDRAVRPHETGLELVRFLFSANPGEPLRSLVKTASGGEISRVLLALKSAELRHGRLGPGLLVFDEVDAGIGGRTANEVARKLKKLSVSCQVLVITHLHQIARLADQHFVAEKTVARGKGKRTVITVRRLDGAAIRQEIDRMVALPEPPGR from the coding sequence ATGCTGCGCTCGCTGACCATCCGCAATGTCGCGCTGATCGACGACGCCGAGCTAGAGTTCGGCCCCGGTCTGATCGCCCTGACCGGCGAAACGGGGGCCGGCAAATCGGTCATCGTCACCGCCCTCGCCCTCGCCCTGGGCGGCCGGGCCGACCGCGAATTCATCCGCCACGGCTCCCCCACCGCCGCCATCCGGGCGGTGTTCGAAGATCCCGCGACCCGCACCCGGTGTGAGGTCTTCCGCGAGATCGCGGAGACGGCGGGGACCTCGAAGCTGACGATCGACGGCGCCCCGGCCGCTGTGGCCCAGCTCCGCGAGCGGGCCGCGCCGATGGCGGAAATCCTCGGCCAGCACGCCGGGCAGATGCTCATGAACGAGGACAACCACCTGTTGTTCCTCGATCGCTTCGCCGGCCTCGAGCCCGGGCGCGGCGAGGCGGGGCGGCTGTTCCGCGAGTGGCGCGAGACGGCCGAGGAACTGCGCCGCGTGCGCAGCCGCCGCGACCAACTGGCCGCCGAGCGCGAGCTCCTGATGTTCCAGCAGGCGGAGATCGAGAAGGCGCAGGTGCGGGCCGGCGAGGAAGAAGGACTTGAGCGCGAACGCCGCATCCTTGATGCCGGCCGCAGCCTCATGGAATCGGCAACCAGGATCACCGACGCGATCGGGGGCGACGACGAAAGCATCCTCGACCGCCTCCAACTGGCGCGCCGGGAGCTGGATAAGATGGCCGCGGTCGACCCCGCCCTGGAAAAGCAGGCCGAGACGCTCGCCGAGATCGACTTCCAGCTCGAGGACCTTCGCCGCCACCTCGAGCAGTACGGCGCTTCGATCGAGGACAACCCGGCGCGGCTCGAGGAAATCAACTTCCGCCTCGATGAGCTCTACGGCCTTAAGAGGAAATACGGCGGGTCGGAGGAGGCGGTGCTGGCCGCGCTCGAGCGCATTCGTGAACAACTCAAGGAACGTCCCGACACCGATTCGCTCATCGCGGCGCTGGAACGGCAGGCTGAACAGTGCGCCGCAACATACGCCGACCACGCCCTCCGGCTCACGGCCGCCCGCCGCCAAGCGGCGGCCGATCTGCGCACCCTCGTCATTGAGGAACTCGCGGAGCTCGCCGTCGACCACGCCAGTTTCCTGTGCGACTTCGCATACGAAGAGGACGAGGGGGGCGTGATCCTCGGCGATCGCGCCGTGCGGCCGCACGAAACCGGCCTGGAACTGGTCCGCTTCCTGTTTTCGGCCAATCCCGGCGAACCCCTCCGGTCGCTCGTCAAGACCGCTTCCGGCGGCGAGATCTCGCGGGTCCTTTTGGCCCTCAAGTCCGCCGAACTTCGCCATGGCCGGCTGGGACCCGGTCTGCTCGTGTTCGACGAGGTGGACGCCGGCATCGGCGGCCGGACGGCCAACGAGGTGGCCCGCAAATTGAAGAAACTGTCGGTCTCGTGCCAGGTCCTGGTGATCACGCACCTGCACCAGATCGCCCGCCTGGCCGACCAGCACTTCGTCGCGGAGAAGACCGTCGCCCGGGGCAAGGGAAAGCGGACCGTGATCACGGTGCGGCGGCTCGACGGCGCCGCCATCCGGCAGGAAATCGACCGCATGGTCGCCCTCCCCGAACCGCCGGGCCGCTAA
- the mscL gene encoding large-conductance mechanosensitive channel protein MscL: MIKEFKEFAMRGNVVDMAVGIIIGAAFGSIVKSLVDDVIMPPIGLLLGNVDFSSLFVTLKEGATAGPYATPALAKAAGAVTLNYGLFINSIISFLIVAFAVFLLVKNVNRLKSKMETPAPAAVPTTRECPFCLSTIPKAATRCPHCTSQVQADKV, translated from the coding sequence ATGATCAAAGAATTCAAAGAATTCGCCATGCGCGGCAATGTCGTCGACATGGCGGTCGGTATCATTATCGGCGCCGCGTTCGGCTCGATAGTCAAGTCGCTTGTCGATGACGTCATCATGCCCCCGATCGGCTTGCTGCTCGGCAATGTCGATTTCTCCAGCCTCTTTGTCACGCTCAAGGAGGGTGCGACAGCCGGACCCTACGCCACTCCCGCCCTCGCCAAGGCGGCCGGGGCGGTCACCCTCAACTACGGCCTCTTCATCAACAGCATCATCAGCTTCCTCATCGTCGCTTTCGCCGTCTTCCTGCTCGTGAAGAATGTCAACCGTCTCAAGAGCAAGATGGAGACGCCGGCTCCGGCGGCGGTCCCGACCACCCGGGAGTGTCCGTTCTGTCTGTCGACCATTCCTAAGGCCGCGACGCGCTGCCCGCACTGCACGTCGCAGGTGCAGGCCGACAAGGTCTGA